From the genome of Sediminibacter sp. Hel_I_10:
TAATTGTCCACTATGTTCATTAGCTTCATCATCAAATAATAATGCAAATGGCGCTACAAAAGATAGAGCAAATGGAATATCGCTTAATGTACTTGCATCCTCAGAGTCATTTCCTGCAACCCATTTGTCAAGAAAATTAATGTTATCTCTATTTGCCAAAACCCGATTAAGCTCTTCCATGCTAATGTCTTCTTTATTTTGAATGAGCAATAATCCACCAGCACTGCCAGCAAGTGCTGCACCAGTCCAAATACCATCTGTAGTCCAATTCCATTCATAAGGAGAACTGTTAGTTTGGGAGAAAGTGCTCAAGCTCAAAAGCGCAAAAAGAATAATGATCAAGAGATGTTTCATGTGTTTATTTTTCGGCAAAAATAGATAACCGCGCTTTCTGTGATTTGCTCAAAAAAGCAAATAAATTAGCTTAAAGCATAAAATCGATAAGAAATACTGAGGTTCTCAACAACATTTGTTTTTTATTGTTAATTACTTCGTGGCATCCTTATTTCATTTTTTACGACGTTGTGTTATATTAGCGTACTATCTAACGCCGCCTTTATTTATGACTGAAGAAACCAAATATACCGAAGACAACATACGCTCGCTGGACTGGAAAGAACACATTCGTATGCGTCCTGGTATGTATATTGGTAAACTGGGAGACGGCTCTTCACCAGATGATGGTATTTATATTTTATTAAAAGAGGTTTTAGACAATTCCATTGATGAGTATGTGATGGGAGCGGGTAAAACCATTGAAATTTCCATACAGGGCAATAAGGTAATTGTACGTGATTACGGCCGTGGTATTCCTTTAGGGAAAGTGGTAGATGTAGTGTCTAAAATGAATACTGGTGGTAAGTATGATTCTAGAGCTTTTAAAAAGTCGGTAGGTCTTAATGGTGTTGGTACAAAAGCCGTGAATGCCTTGTCCCATTACTTTAGGGTTGAATCTAATCGTGATGGTAAATCTGCTGCTGCAGAATTTGAGCAAGGTAATTTGATGGATGAAGAACTTTTGGATGATACCTCACGTCGGAAGGGGACCAAAGTTTCTTTTATTCCAGATGAAACCATCTTCAAAAATTACAAGTACCGTAATGAGTATGTTGAAAAAATGCTCAAAAACTATGTCTATCTAAATCCTGGGTTGACTATAGTATTCAACGGAGAAAAATTTTATAGCGAAAACGGACTTAAAGATTTATTATCTGAAAACATTGCCGAATCAGATCGACTTTATCCAATCATCCACCTAAAAGGTGATGATATTGAAGTTGCGATAACGCATAGTAGAACTCAATATAGCGAAGAATATAGAAGTTTTGTTAACGGACAGAATACAACACAGGGTGGAACGCATTTATTGGCATTTCGAGAAGCTTTGGTAAAAACAATTCGCGATTTCTACGGAAAATCATATGAAGCTTCAGATATTAGAAAATCTGTAGTTTCTGCCATTTCTATCAAAGTCATGGAGCCCGTATTTGAAAGCCAGACTAAAACTAAGTTGGGTTCTACAGATATGGGAGGAGAGCTGCCAACGGTGAGAACATATATCAATGATTTCTTAAAAAAATATCTAGATAATTACCTTCATAAAAATCCAGAAACCGCAGATAAGATTCAGAGAAAAATACTTCAGGCAGAGCGCGAACGTAAAGAGCTTTCTGGTATTAGAAAATTAGCTAAAGACAGAGCTAAAAAGGCAAGTCTTCATAATAAAAAACTCAGGGATTGTCGTGTGCATTTTGGAGATACTAAAAATGAACGTAATCTAGAAACAACACTCTTTATAACAGAGGGGGATTCTGCTTCGGGAAGTATAACAAAATCAAGAGATGTTAATACTCAAGCGGTTTTTAGTTTAAAGGGGAAACCACTCAATAGCTATGGTCTAAGTAAGAAGATTGTGTATGAAAATGAGGAGTTTAACTTGTTACAAGCTGCGCTTAATATTGAGGATTCTTTAGAAGATCTTCGGTATAATAATGTGGTTATTGCGACAGATGCTGATGTTGATGGCATGCACATTAGACTGTTGCTAATTACATTTTTCTTGCAGTTTTTTCCTGAAGTCATTAAGGAAGGCCATTTATATATTCTTCAAACCCCATTATTTAGGGTACGTAATAAAAAAGAGACGATTTATTGTTATACTGTAGACGAGCGTATAGCAGCCATAGAGAAATTGAAGCCAAAACCTGAAATTACAAGATTTAAGGGGCTAGGTGAAATCTCACCAGATGAGTTTGTGCATTTTATTGGCGAAGATATTCGTTTAGATCCTGTAATGCTAGATAAGGATATGTCTATAGAAGAATTGTTGTCATTTTATATGGGTAAAAACACACCTACGAGACAGGAATTCATTATTGATAACCTAAAAGTTGAACTGGATATTGTAGAGTAACTATCATGCGCACCAATAACGGCAAAGTCAAAAATACTATTGTATCGGTTTATTTTATAATGATTGTATTAATCATTGTATTTGCTACTTTATCCCGAATGTTTTCAGATTTTAATACGCACAGTGCCTTAATTCTTGGTGGTGTGGTCTTAGCTTTTGTGATTATTTTCTTTTTGGTACATAATATTTCAAGATATTTTGAATATGATAGTGATGGTAGAAAAGTAATCATCATTAATAAGGGGCTTTTACTTTCTGACCGATTTAATTATAGGGAAACACGATTGGAGTTTGAAAAAGACCGGTTAGAAGCATATAAAATCCACAACTTTTTTTTCTATAGAACCTTAATTGTTTACACCAAAAATTCAAGAGGTAAAACAAACAAGGAAACGTTTAATATTACTCTTTTGGGCAATAAAAAACGCAGATATATTAGGCAGTCATTAAGTAAGATTATTAAATTGAACAAAACAGGAGCGATCATTAATGAGTGAAGATACCAACGACTTAAACATAAATAGCGAACAACCCGATTTGCCTCAAGAAAGCATTACCAGAGTTACTGGAATGTACAAAGATTGGTTTTTAGATTATGCATCTTACGTAATTTTAGAGCGAGCAGTACCTGCTATAGAAGACGGTTTTAAACCTGTACAGCGTAGGATCATGCACTCTATGAAAGATCTCGATGACGGCCGCTACAATAAAGTAGCCAATATTGTAGGTCATACCATGCAGTACCATCCTCACGGTGATGCGAGTATCGCTGATGCCATGGTTCAAATTGGACAAAAAGATTTACTTATCGATACTCAGGGAAACTGGGGTAATATTCTCACTGGAGATAGTGCTGCGGCTTCTCGTTATATAGAGGCACGTTTGTCAAAATTTGCGTTGGATGTTGTTTATAATCCAAAAATAACGGACTGGCAGTCCAGTTATGACGGTCGTCGAAAAGAGCCTATCAATCTTCCCGTCATGTTTCCATTACTTCTGGCACAAGGTGGAGAAGGGATTGCTGTAGGGCTTTCTACTAAAATTCTACCTCATAATTTTATTGAACTTATAGATGCTTCCGTTAAACATTTAAAAGGAAAGCGTTTTACAATATATCCAGATTTTCCTACTGCAGGCATCATCGATATTAGTGATTATAAAGATGGTCTTCGTGGAGGTCGCGTTCGCGTGCGTGCTAAAATTTCGCAGTTGGACAAAAACACACTGGTAATTACAGAAATTCCTTTTGGCACCAACACTTCTTCTCTTATTGACTCTATTTTGAAAGCCAATGATAAAGGGAAGATTAAGATTAAGAAAATTGAAGACAATACGGCGGCTAATGTTGAAATACTAGTGCATTTACCACCTGGTATTTCTCCAGATAAAACCATAGATGCCCTTTATGCATTTACCAACTGTGAATCTTCTATTTCTCCTTTAGGCTGTATTATAGAAGACAACAAGCCCTTATTTATTGGGGTAACAGAGATGTTACGTCGTTCTACGGAACGAACAGTAGAACTGCTGAAAAGCGAATTGGAAATTAGACTCGGCGAGTTTGAAGAACAATGGCATTTTGCTTCTTTAGAGCGTATTTTTATTGAAAACCGTGTATATCGCGATATTGAAGAAGAGGAAACATGGGAAGGTGTTATAAAGGCTATAGATAAAGGTTTGAAACCTTTTACTAAGCATTTAAAACGCGAGGTAACAGAAGAGGATATTGTTCGTTTGACCGAGATTAGAATTAAACGGATTTCAAAATTTGATATAGATAAAGCGCAACAAAAGATTGATGCCTTAGAAGATCAAATAGCAGAGGTAAAGCATCACCTTGCCAACTTAATTGACTATGCGATAGCATATTTTGAGCGTCTCAAAAAAGACTATGGCGCAGGAAGAGAGCGTAAGACCGAGATAAGAACGTTTGAAGATGTGGATGCCACCAAAGTGATCATTCGTAATACAAAACTTTACGTCAATCGTAGTGAAGGGTTTATAGGGACATCTTTAAAGAAAGATGAATACGTATGTGACTGTAGTGATATTGATGACATTATTTGCTTCACTAAAGACGGCAAAATGATGGTAACTAAAGTGGATACCAAAACCTTTATAGGCAAGGATATTGTGCATGTTGCCGTGTTCAAAAAGAAAGACAAGCGCACCATATACAACATGATCTATAGAGATGGCAGTAAAGGGCCAACGTATGTGAAGCGATTTGCAATTACGGCTGTTACTCGAGATCGTGAATATGATTTGACCAATGGCTCTAAAGGATCCCTGATGTGGTATTTTTCTGCAAATCCTAACGGAGAGGCAGAAGTAATCACCATTTATTTACGTCAAGTTGGAAGTATTAAAAAACTAAAATGGGATCTTGATTTTGCTGATATTCTCATTAAAGGCCGCTCTTCAAAAGGAAATACGGTAACAAAATATGCCATCAAAAAAATTGAGCTTAAGGAAAAAGGGGTGTCCACTTTAAAACCACGAAAAATTTGGTTCGATGAGGTCGTACAACGACTTAATGTTGATGATCGTGGTGAACTTTTAGGTGAGTTTAGAGGCGAAGACCGATTGTTAATTATTACACAGTCTGGAGAAGTTAAGACGATACTTCCTGAAATCACGGCTCGTTTTGATGATGATATGATTGTTTTAGAGAAATGGAATCCTAAAAAACCAATTTCTGCTATTTATTTTAATGGAGAAAAGGAACTTTATTATGTGAAACGATTTTTAATTGAAAATGAAGGCAAACAGGAGACGTTTATTTCAGACCATCCAAAATCGCATCTCGAAATCGTATCTACGGATTGGAGACCAATGGCCGAAATAGAATTCACCAAAGAACGCGGTAAAGACCGAAAAGATAACGAGACGGTGAATTTAGAAGAATTTATAGCTGTTAAAGGAATTACTGCCCTAGGCAACCAACTTACAAAAGAGAAAGTAAATCAAATTAGTATTTTAGATCCGTTACCATATGAGGCTCCTGAAGACATTCATGCAGAAGATGTGGAGGTGATTGATGAAACTGAAGTTGACAGTGACAATGGAGCATCTCAATCAGGAGAAAAATCTTCTGCCAATCAGGCCTCAAAAGATCAAGATGCTGACGATAGTTTAGATAAGGATGGAGAAGGGCAAACCACTTTGTTTTGAAAATAGTAAGCTATGAGTTGATAATAGCAGAACTTAACCCTTAGTTGATTCGTATATAGAAATCAAGACGATACGATTGCTCATAAAAATTTCACAGAATTTGTTATATTGATGTATACACGCTATAAACGAAGTGAGAAGTGTCCTCTTACCTCAAAATCAATTTCTCCCTTTTTAACTTTTGCTAAAAACCAGTAGTCTGTTGCTGGCATTTGATGCCCATTATAAGTACCGTCCCATCCTTGCGAAGTATGACTTAATGTGGTTAACAATTTACCATAGCGGTCAAAGATATAAACCATGGTGCCCGGTAAAGTCTCAACACCTGTGATGTGCCAAGTGTCAAAATAGCCATCGCCATTAGGCGTAACGAATGCTGGAGCATCTATAACTACAACGTCTTTAGTGACCTCTGAACAACCATTGAGATCAATAACAGTAACAGTGTGGTAGCCCAAGGTGACGTTCTCAAAAACATTCGATTCTTGAGGACTGAGATCATCTAATTGATAGAGATAATTGCCAATCCCGCTTATTGTAATTGTAATGTTGTTAGGATTTGAAAAATCTACGGTTTCAGTGAAATCAATACTTGCTGCTTCAGATTCTGATACATTAAAAACAGTTGTGGTAGTACATTCATATTCTGAAGTAACAGTCACAGAGTAGGTGCCTACTTCTGTAATTTCAATTTCGGGAGAAATAGCGTTGGTAGACCATTCATAAGAATCGTTTGGATTGTTGGTATTTGCACTAACCAATAACGGTAAATCATCTAGACAAATCACTTGATCAGGAATATCAACTATAGGTTTTGGCCTTACAATAGTTTCAAATTGTGTTAGAGAGAAACAACCAGTAGTGTTATTTTCTACTCTCACAAAGATGATGTCATTGTTAGTGGCTTCAAAATCATTGGACAATGCGTTGATAGCATTTTCTGCATCTTCTAAATTCAAGTAGTAAGAGACCGTGTGGTCATTTTGGGTTTGATTACCCAGAACGATTTGATTTTGTTGGGTAAAATCAAAGTTGAAAAACTGATCATAATCATCATCGCAAGTCTCTAATGGAGGAGGTTGATTTGCTATAGGACGTTCATTAATCACCAAATTAAATTCATGAATATAGAAACAATGCGTGGTTGAAAATTCTACTCGTAAAAATAAGGTTTCAACATTAGAGGTGTAAAAATAAGTATCCTCTAAAGGATTGCTTTGGTTGAAAGCGTCATTTTCCGAAGCATAATAGCTCACAATAATATTAAAACTTTGATCAAGCCATTGTACATTAAAATCTGATAAGGTGACAAAACCGTCTGCTTTAATACAAGCATTATAGGTTTGTACTGGATTAATTTCTGGAGGAAGATTAACATCTATTTCGAGACTAACCCATTGAAAACAATCAGAAATGGTGTTATAAACCTTAACAAAAATAGTCTGTGGGCTACTGATGTTCTCGTATGCTGCAGGATTAGCTATGGGACTTGTGTTGGATTCTAAGTCAGTTAATGATTCAAAATAAGTGATTTCAACATCAGGGTTAAGGGTATCAAAAAGTTCAGGTTCTACTTGGGTAAGATCAAACATGGTAATACCATCATAATCATCGTCACAATTTGCAATTGGATTTGGAGTATTTGGATGTTCATTTATAATCAAACCAAATTGGGTTGTGCTAAAACATCCCGTCTCGTTGTTCTCAACTCGTACATAAATGGTCTGAGAATCTTGACCTATTATAAAATTATCAAGCGGATTTGTTTCTGAAATAGCATCAGTCTCATTAGCATAATACGTCACAGTAAAAGCATCAGCATCTTGACTGCCCAAGACTTCTGGTGTTAAGGTATAGATATCAAATTCTTCCAAATTATCATTACTGATATCATCACAAGCCCTTAGATCTCCTGGTGTATTTGCTATGGGTAATGCATTTATAACTAAATCAAAATTGTAAGTGGTCCAACAACCCGTGACTGGGTTTTCAATTCGTATAAAAATAGTATCAGTATTTGAAGTATAGGTATAATCTGTAGAAAGCGCATTGATATTGTTTTCGGCGTCTGAAAGCGAACCGTAATAACTTATCAAAAACGATGAAGGCGTATTATTGACAACAGTATCTATTGTGCTAAGATCAAAACTAGACTCTACATTTTCGCAGATATCATAAGTCTCAAAATCATTAACCAGAGGCGGAAGATCAACACTCAAGTTAATAGGTAATGCTACAGAACAATCGGAAATGGTATTATTGATTTTAATATATACGGTTTGAGGATTAGAAGTATTGGTATAATTTTCGGGATCACCAATAATTTCGGTATCCGTTTCTGCACCCTCAAAAGATTCGTGATATGTAATGATAATGTCATCTTGCCTTACATCTAAAATTTCTATTTCCACTTCTGAAATATCAAAATTCACAAATCCGTCGTAATCAGTATCACATTTAACCAAGTCTGAAGGGCTCCCAACAATGGGCAATTGAATAATGTCTATCTGAAATCCAGAGACAGCAGTACAATAGGTTCCGTTTTCAATTCTAACAAATATCTGTTGTGGATTACTGGTATTAGTAAAATTAAGTGGAAGCTCATTAAGATCTAATTCGGCCTCATATTGGGACAAATGAAACGAAATCTCTAAATCTTGGGATATCCCTTCTGAAATCTCATCGACTTTATCGTTGAAATTAAAGTTCTCTACGCCATCATTACTCGCGTCATCGCATACAAAAAAGTTAGAGGGCGCATTAAATAAGGGAAGCGCTCCAACCTCTATATCAAAGGAGTAAGTTCCAAAGCATTGGATGTCATAAATACTTTCTATTCTGATATACATCGCCTGCGGACTCGTTGTATTTTGATAAGGTGCAAATTTATCGATGATATTTGTACGATCAATGGCGTCTTGTTCTGTTTCGAAATAGAGCACATCAAATCCAGATAGACCCTCAAGAATTTCAGCATCTTTTAAATAGAAATAGAAGTCGGTAATTAAATTCCCGTCTGGTTCACAATTGGCAAAATTAGAAATCGTGATATTTTCTAATAGCGCACTTATGGCAGTGTAAAACCATACAATATTGAAACATCCGGATGTGACATTTTCAACACGCACATAAATATTTTGGGAGGCCGTATTATAGCTTTCCGGTTCTAAAATATTACTGACATCATTAAATGCATTGTCATAATTATCAAAAAACTTAAGCTCTAAATTAGAAGTATCTTCAGTAATTTCAGGAATTTTAGAGGTAAGGTCCACAACATAAAACCCATCGGTATCATTATCACAAACGATAAGATCTGTAGGGAAATAAGCGGTTGGTGCAGAAGTCACGTTAATAGTTAAAAGCGCTACATCATAGCAACCTGAAACCGAATTCTCAACTCTTACCCATAACAGTTGTGGGTTTGAAGTGTTGTAATAATAGGGCGGAAGTGCATTTTCCTGATTGGTAGCGTCATCTTCGGTTAAATAATAGCTTACACTAGCTCCGTTGACGCCTGTTGAGACATAGTCGTTAAAAGACTCCAGATCTATAGAGGTGAAGCCATCGGTATCAACATCACAATAATCTACGGTACCCGGTTGAATATCAATAGGCGGAGTTACTATCAATAAAACTACGGCAAATTCTATACAATCAGAGTTAGCAACAGTCGCATAAAGTGTCATTTCTGTATCCACTTCATAAGGAATACTGTCATCAAGGGCATTTACACCATTATCTAAATCTTCTTGTGTTTCATAAAATGTGACCACTAGTTCTTCATAGACGCCAATCATTTCAGTAGCTACTATTTGAAGATCAAAAGTTTCAACATCATCACCAGATGGATCATCACATTCGTAATGTGCTGCTCCAGAAACACCTGTCTCCACAATACTTGTATGGATCTCTAAGGGCACTATTGTAGAACAGCCCGTTGCTTCATCTACAATTCTAATGTAAATAAGCTGTAAATTGGAAACTACATTTTGATAGTTAGAGGCATCTGCAATTGGATTGTTACCCGTTTGCGCGTCACTTTCACTCAAGTGAAAACTTACAGATACTCCCGTAAGCCCTTGAAGAATATCATCTATTACTTCGGTTAAATCAAAATCGGCAAAACCATCACCTCCTTGGTCACAAGCACCTAACCATTGATTTTGGTCGGCATTGACTATGGGACTTTCTTGAACAGTAATATGTACTGATGTTGTATTAAAACATCCTGTTTCAGCATTAAAAACTCTTATGTAAAGTGTGTCTTCAGAATTGACCGTATTATAAGGTGAGAACACAGGGTTTGCTCCAGAATTCGCATCTTGCGGCGTGAAATGATAGCTTACAAATAGATTAGGATTACCTCCAGTAACTTCGTTACTTGTTTCATTTAAATTGATGAGTGCAGAGGCATCAGCAGTGCCATTGTTGCAAGCAATAATGTCTTGAGGCTCATTAATTTCAGGGGCTTGGTTCACAATGAGATTAAACATGGTATAGGTTGTGCAGCCGTTAACCGCATCCTCTGTTCTCACGTAAATAGTTTGAGGAGAGGTTGTGTTTTGGTAGACTTCTGGAAGTGTATTTGTATTATCCTGCGCATCGTCTAAGGAGAGATGATAGCTGACGACGTAGTTAGATGGTGGCAATGCACTCAAGATTTCATTCTCTTTTGAGGGCAAATCAAATATGGCGATACCGTCATCAGCCGCATCATCACATAATATATAATCTGAGATGTTGGTTGTAGATTGTTCGGAGTTTAGTGTGACTTGAATATTGTCTTCAATGATACATTCACTGTTATTCAATCCAATAGTAATTTTTACCGTGTAAAGACCAGATGCGGTTGCATTTAATGTCGAGTTGGTTTCACCAGCAATTGGTAAGCCATTAAGAAACCATTCATAGTCTGCAAAACTATTTTGTATGTCTCCGTCTAATGAAGTAGAATTAGCACAAGTCACTATATCTGGACCAAGATTAACCGAAGCATTAAAACTATTACTTTCTATAAATACGGCTGAATCATAAAACTCATCACCTTGATCTGCAATCACTAATTTGATATGGTATGGTACATTTGGATTTATATCAGCAAATGCTGTCAATACTGTGGTCCTGCCATTGTAATTGGTGTCACCAATATTATAACCCTCGAAATAAGCTTCATTAGAGGCGGTGCAAAACCCTGCAATATCGTCGTGAATGGTGTTCGTGTTTACAGGAATGTTGGTATTGGGAATTAATGCGATATTAGTGTATGGCTCTGAAGTACCAGCTTTCTTTATTAAAAAAGCAAAGCCATCCGAATAGGAACAAGGGTTTGCGTTTAAATATTCTTCGGAAGCTAATAAGTACTTAAACTGAATTTGATTGGCAACAGATGTAAAATCAAATTCAATAGAGGTTGCATTTATGGTATTGGAAATATTAAGGGCATTTTCTAGATCTGTATCGGTTCCCCAATTCTCGTCACCTTCATTAAGTGGACTTGTGTTTAAGGAATTACCTGCTGAGTCAATGCTTCCCGTGGTAAGAAGGATGCCGTTTTCAAAAGGAAAATTAGAGGATGCACTGTTAAATGAGCCAAAACTGCTTAATCCGCTGCTTTGTCCATTAACGCTCGTAGAGATGTTACTTATATCAACGCAACCTTGGCCCAAATTGTTCTGGATTAAGGCATTTATTGGTAAAGAATCATCTGTGGTAATTTGTTGGGCTTGCGTGGCAATAGCAAAACCAAAAACTACCAAAAAAAGAATTTGGTAATAGTCTCTCATTAAATGGTGCCATTTATAATGAGATTAAGTTAATTGTGCAGACTTGAGTAGGGAAAATTATGAAGGCTGAAATTAACTAAAAATTGCCATTCAAAAGAATTTTTTTGATAAAATCAATATTTTTTACGATAGAGTCAATTGTAATAACAAATATTATGCATTTCTTAATATCTCAAAGCAAAATGTCCTCGAACTTCAAATTCGTCACTTCCGTCTTTAACAACAGCAACATACCAATAATCTGCTGCGGGCATTAATTTACCATTGTAAGTTCCGTTCCATCCCGCTGAAGAAGAGGATAGGGTTTTTAATAATTTTCCGTATCTATCAAAAATATATACTATTGTTCCTGGTAATCTTTCAACTCCAGTAATATGCCATGTATCAAAACGACTGTCGCCATTAGGCGTCATGAATTTTGGAGTATCTATAATCACTATGTCTTTACTAACCGAGGCACAGCCATTTTGATCTATAACAGTAATGGTATTATTTCCCAATGGCACATTCTCTAAAACATTAGACGTTTGAGGAGCTAAATTATTGATTTGATACAAGTAATTACCAATACCACTAATTGTAACGGTAACGTTATTAGGATCTGAAAAATCAATTGTTTCAGTAAAATCGATAGAAGCGGACTCAGATTCTGAAACTTCAAAAACGCTAGTAGTAGTGCATCCAAAAGAAGATGTTACTGTTACACTGTAAGTTCCTGTTTGATCGATTTCAATTTCTGCAGTTGTTTGGTTTGTGGACCATAAGTAAGTATGGTCTGGATTATTGGTTTCTGCGCTTACTAATAATGGTAGATCATTAAGGCAAATAACTTGTTCTGGGATATCTACATATGGTTTAGGTCTAACAACCGTCATAAACTGTGTTACACTAAAGCAATTGGTCTCAATGTTTTCAATTCGCACATATACAATCTCGAAGGAAGATGCCTCGTAAGTTTCAGGTAAAGCATTTGTACCTTCATCAGCACTCTCTAAAGAGCCGTAGTAGCTAATAAAATAATCACTTGGGTTTTGTCCGTTTAGTACAAAAGTATCTTGCTGTGTGAAGTCGAAATTGTAAAGGCCATCAAAATTATCATCGCAAATTTCCATCTTGGGTGGTTCGTTGGCAATAGGTAATGGGTTTACCTTTAAATTAAAAGGATGGATATAAAAACAATTGGTTGTTGAAAATTCTACTCTAACATATAATTGGTCAAAATTAGATTGATAGAAATACACATCATCTAGAGCATCTACTTGACTCATAGCATCAGCTTCCGAAGCAAAATAATTAATTAAAACATTCGTGTTTTGCTGAAGAAGGATTGGATTGAAACCAGATAGCAATGTGTTTTGCTCCAAGTTTTCGCATATGTCATAAGTGTCCAATAAGTTGATGGCTGGTGGAAGATTGACATCTACAAAGAAATTGACATAGGTAAAACAATTGTATTCAATATTAAAAACTTTGACAAAGATGGGCTGCGGATTAACGTTATTTGAATAATTAGTTGGAGTTTGAATTTGATTGGTATCTGCATTTAAGTCCTCTAAACTTTCAAAATAAGTAATGATATCATTTGGATTGGAAACTGGATACAGTTGAGATTCTACCTGAGTAATATCTAGAGTAGTTAACCCGTCATAGTCTGTATCGCAAATCATGATGACACTAGGCGTCTCCGGATGATCATTGATCAATAAATCAAACTGCGTTGTATTGAAACATCCAGTCGTGTTATTTTCTATTATAGCGTAGATGGTTTGAAGGTGTTGGCCGTTATAATTCGGGTCTAAGACGTTGGTTCCATTTTCAGCATTAATTTCAGTCTCATAATAGGTGACTGTGAAATTATTTGGATTTTGAGTGCCTAAAATAATATTACTCTGATTTGACAAGTCAAACAGGGTAATGTCATCATTTGAAGGGTCATCACAGGCTCTTAGACTATCTGGCATGACAACA
Proteins encoded in this window:
- a CDS encoding T9SS type B sorting domain-containing protein; the encoded protein is MRDYYQILFLVVFGFAIATQAQQITTDDSLPINALIQNNLGQGCVDISNISTSVNGQSSGLSSFGSFNSASSNFPFENGILLTTGSIDSAGNSLNTSPLNEGDENWGTDTDLENALNISNTINATSIEFDFTSVANQIQFKYLLASEEYLNANPCSYSDGFAFLIKKAGTSEPYTNIALIPNTNIPVNTNTIHDDIAGFCTASNEAYFEGYNIGDTNYNGRTTVLTAFADINPNVPYHIKLVIADQGDEFYDSAVFIESNSFNASVNLGPDIVTCANSTSLDGDIQNSFADYEWFLNGLPIAGETNSTLNATASGLYTVKITIGLNNSECIIEDNIQVTLNSEQSTTNISDYILCDDAADDGIAIFDLPSKENEILSALPPSNYVVSYHLSLDDAQDNTNTLPEVYQNTTSPQTIYVRTEDAVNGCTTYTMFNLIVNQAPEINEPQDIIACNNGTADASALINLNETSNEVTGGNPNLFVSYHFTPQDANSGANPVFSPYNTVNSEDTLYIRVFNAETGCFNTTSVHITVQESPIVNADQNQWLGACDQGGDGFADFDLTEVIDDILQGLTGVSVSFHLSESDAQTGNNPIADASNYQNVVSNLQLIYIRIVDEATGCSTIVPLEIHTSIVETGVSGAAHYECDDPSGDDVETFDLQIVATEMIGVYEELVVTFYETQEDLDNGVNALDDSIPYEVDTEMTLYATVANSDCIEFAVVLLIVTPPIDIQPGTVDYCDVDTDGFTSIDLESFNDYVSTGVNGASVSYYLTEDDATNQENALPPYYYNTSNPQLLWVRVENSVSGCYDVALLTINVTSAPTAYFPTDLIVCDNDTDGFYVVDLTSKIPEITEDTSNLELKFFDNYDNAFNDVSNILEPESYNTASQNIYVRVENVTSGCFNIVWFYTAISALLENITISNFANCEPDGNLITDFYFYLKDAEILEGLSGFDVLYFETEQDAIDRTNIIDKFAPYQNTTSPQAMYIRIESIYDIQCFGTYSFDIEVGALPLFNAPSNFFVCDDASNDGVENFNFNDKVDEISEGISQDLEISFHLSQYEAELDLNELPLNFTNTSNPQQIFVRIENGTYCTAVSGFQIDIIQLPIVGSPSDLVKCDTDYDGFVNFDISEVEIEILDVRQDDIIITYHESFEGAETDTEIIGDPENYTNTSNPQTVYIKINNTISDCSVALPINLSVDLPPLVNDFETYDICENVESSFDLSTIDTVVNNTPSSFLISYYGSLSDAENNINALSTDYTYTSNTDTIFIRIENPVTGCWTTYNFDLVINALPIANTPGDLRACDDISNDNLEEFDIYTLTPEVLGSQDADAFTVTYYANETDAISETNPLDNFIIGQDSQTIYVRVENNETGCFSTTQFGLIINEHPNTPNPIANCDDDYDGITMFDLTQVEPELFDTLNPDVEITYFESLTDLESNTSPIANPAAYENISSPQTIFVKVYNTISDCFQWVSLEIDVNLPPEINPVQTYNACIKADGFVTLSDFNVQWLDQSFNIIVSYYASENDAFNQSNPLEDTYFYTSNVETLFLRVEFSTTHCFYIHEFNLVINERPIANQPPPLETCDDDYDQFFNFDFTQQNQIVLGNQTQNDHTVSYYLNLEDAENAINALSNDFEATNNDIIFVRVENNTTGCFSLTQFETIVRPKPIVDIPDQVICLDDLPLLVSANTNNPNDSYEWSTNAISPEIEITEVGTYSVTVTSEYECTTTTVFNVSESEAASIDFTETVDFSNPNNITITISGIGNYLYQLDDLSPQESNVFENVTLGYHTVTVIDLNGCSEVTKDVVVIDAPAFVTPNGDGYFDTWHITGVETLPGTMVYIFDRYGKLLTTLSHTSQGWDGTYNGHQMPATDYWFLAKVKKGEIDFEVRGHFSLRL